The proteins below are encoded in one region of Kazachstania africana CBS 2517 chromosome 6, complete genome:
- the COX23 gene encoding Cox23p (similar to Saccharomyces cerevisiae COX23 (YHR116W); ancestral locus Anc_2.153) yields the protein MSKKEPEQDPKLVTDKTKVNFVQEDPGTNTTKFKYYPDDPESAYHRDQFRTKQPTKYYDPCQESAQLSFKCLELNNYDRSLCKDYFDAYRECKKQWLNARKTDRSKWE from the coding sequence ATGTCCAAGAAGGAACCTGAGCAGGACCCCAAGTTGGTCACAGACAAGACGAAGGTGAATTTCGTGCAGGAGGACCCAGGAACGAACACGACCAAGTTTAAGTACTACCCTGACGACCCAGAGTCAGCATACCACAGGGACCAGTTTAGGACAAAACAACCTACGAAATACTACGATCCATGCCAGGAATCCGCTCAACTGAGCTTCAAATGTCTGGAACTCAACAACTACGACAGGTCGCTCTGCAAGGACTATTTCGACGCATACAGGGAGTGCAAGAAACAGTGGCTCAATGCCAGAAAGACAGACCGCTCCAAATGGGAGTAA
- the TOM71 gene encoding protein channel TOM71 (similar to Saccharomyces cerevisiae TOM71 (YHR117W) and TOM70 (YNL121C); ancestral locus Anc_2.152): MPTDSGASQGGIGSFITRHRTAILATLAAGATAASAYYYYNNLRELKDLKDHDKQAEDKSENATEKKLASKPKKKKVSKASQFPAKENGEPDFTGVDNLTADQKDKWAIELKDKGNEYFKEKDYENALKFYDFALILKKDPVFYSNMSACYVSLNELDKVIEMSTKALELKPDYSKALLRRATANEQLENYSDAMFDLSVLSLNNDFNGATIEPMLERNLNKQAIKVLDQKSKNPSKNESELPSNTSMASFFSIFTPEISFDSYDEESDADKELLNGLKELYSAKTGCYEIAESSFNKSMELYKILLESTEDKETISKKFAIALEYVGIFNFLRNDLVTAQDLFNQSISASPRVNSYIYLALISADKNEKDESNKYFDEALKLDPNCSPIYYHRGQLNFVTQDYVNAKNDFLKAKELDENNIFPYIQLACLSYREGDFEDCQNQFELARKKFPVAPEIPTFLGEILADKGDLDLAAKQYEFGIRLENTQKSIHVGIAPLIGKATALARQPTPENFSEASKLLQDAVEKDPRSEQAIVGLAQLKLQEEDVDTAIELFEKASDYSRSMDEKLQATTFAEAAKVQKRIRADPVIKAKVEETLAQYHAQGFM; this comes from the coding sequence ATGCCTACCGACTCTGGTGCCTCCCAAGGAGGAATAGGGTCCTTTATCACAAGACACAGAACCGCTATCTTGGCTACTTTGGCTGCAGGTGCCACCGCTGCTAGTGCCTACTACTATTACAACAACCTAAGGGAATTAAAAGACTTGAAAGACCATGATAAACAAGCTGAAGATAAGTCTGAAAATGcaactgaaaaaaagttaGCTTCCAAGcccaagaaaaagaaagtgtCCAAGGCTTCACAATTCCCAGCTAAGGAAAATGGTGAACCTGATTTCACTGGTGTGGATAATTTGACAGCCGATCAGAAAGATAAATGGGCTATCGAGTTGAAAGACAAAGGTAAcgaatatttcaaagaaaaagattatGAGAATGCTTTGAAGTTCTACGATTTTgctttaattttgaaaaaggaTCCTGTCTTCTATTCAAATATGTCTGCATGTTACGTCTCtttaaatgaattggaTAAAGTGATCGAAATGAGTACTAAAGCTTTAGAATTGAAGCCTGACTATTCGAAAGCTCTATTACGTAGAGCCACTGCCAATGAACAGTTGGAAAATTACTCGGATGCAATGTTTGATCTCTCAGTACTCTCTTTAAATAACGATTTTAATGGCGCTACTATCGAACCAATGCTTGAAAGAAACCTAAACAAACAAGCCATCAAAGTTCTTGAccaaaaatcaaagaacccatctaaaaatgaaagtgaaTTGCCTTCTAATACTTCTATGGCCTCCTTTTTCTCTATTTTTACTCCTGAAATATCTTTTGATTCTTATGATGAAGAGTCTGATGCCGATAAGGAATTACTCAATGGGTTGAAAGAATTGTACTCCGCTAAAACTGGTTGCTATGAAATCGCTgaatcttctttcaataaatcaatgGAATTGTATAAAATCTTGTTAGAATCCACAGAAGACAAAGAAACTATCTCTAAGAAATTTGCCATTGCCTTAGAATACGTAGGTATCTTCAACTTTTTGAGAAACGATTTAGTTACCGCTCAAGATTTATTTAATCAATCAATCAGTGCCAGTCCACGTGTCAACTCATACATATATTTAGCATTAATTTCAGcagataaaaatgaaaaagatgaatCCAATAAGTATTTCGATGAAGCTTTGAAATTGGATCCAAATTGTTCCCCAATTTATTACCATCGTGGTCAATTAAACTTTGTTACACAGGATTACGTAAACGCCAAGAATGATTTCTTAAAGGCCAAGGAATtggatgaaaataacataTTCCCATACATCCAATTAGCATGCTTATCATATCGTGAAggtgattttgaagattgcCAAAATCAATTCGAATTAGCAAGAAAGAAGTTTCCAGTGGCCCCAGAAATTCCAACTTTCTTAGGTGAAATTTTGGCCGATAAAGGCGATCTAGATTTGGCTGCTAAACAGTACGAATTCGGTATCAGATTAGAAAATACACAAAAGAGTATCCATGTAGGTATTGCGCCATTGATTGGCAAAGCTACTGCTTTGGCTAGACAACCAACTCCTGAAAACTTTAGTGAAGCTTCCAAATTATTGCAAGATGCAGTTGAAAAGGACCCAAGATCAGAACAAGCTATTGTAGGTCTTGCACAAttaaaattacaagaagaagatgttgATACAGCTATcgaattatttgaaaaagcttCAGATTACTCTAGATCAATGGACGAAAAATTACAAGCTACTACTTTTGCTGAAGCTGCAAAAGTTCagaaaagaattagagCAGATCCTGTCATCAAGGcaaaagttgaagaaacttTAGCTCAATACCACGCTCAAGGATTTatgtaa
- the ORC6 gene encoding origin recognition complex subunit 6 (similar to Saccharomyces cerevisiae ORC6 (YHR118C); ancestral locus Anc_2.149), whose protein sequence is MSSKQLQRSILDVLALETNDDQEWTKGYLKKLLSTTSVLYNTSANKVMLKNDEEVARAHICSYIACERLAEKHVPDLQFYMDRIPLEPKKIRNLIQVFKQNLLQMSPVKNLSWTPSPKKQTISPLKGHDSFSSRDPNELRNELFSPLKNKSLSPSKLKTPLPSVQLFERSESESPTKTRRRLVFEKDDDNEEEDASAVVQSSQSPKKTVISESSVDNQADEVLEDEVEPLHAKKRKVVSGSNVSKARGSFLLRKYYKVTPQEVISLCNDFQIPKDVAYNILHEYLSHVNFLVCPWQLVCGLVLNCIFIVFNERRRKDPRIDLWIMQKMAGQMHCGEIEDLTKCVNIVKEFLVGQAWFKELQIKHNFFDGKNYDEIISTKLGSMLQPNNILVSDEQFDNWKQRVEQDLSLRYDKPGN, encoded by the coding sequence ATGTCCTCGAAGCAGTTGCAGAGAAGTATACTGGATGTGCTAGCATTGGAAACCAATGATGACCAGGAGTGGACGAAGGGctatttgaagaagttacTGTCAACAACGTCAGTGCTTTACAATACATCAGCTAATAAAGTtatgttgaaaaatgacGAGGAAGTTGCAAGGGCCCATATCTGTTCGTATATTGCATGTGAGAGGTTGGCGGAGAAACATGTTCCAGATTTACAATTCTATATGGATAGAATACCGTTAGAGCCTAAGAAAATACGAAATTTGATCCAGGTCTTCAAACAGAATTTATTGCAGATGTCTCCAGTGAAAAATCTCTCATGGACTCCAAGTCCTAAAAAGCAGACCATATCACCTTTGAAAGGTCATGATAGTTTCTCTTCTAGAGATCCAAATGAGTTAAGAAATGAACTGTTCAGTCCGTTGAAGAATAAAAGTTTGTCGCCAAGTAAATTAAAAACACCTCTGCCGTCTGTCCAGCTCTTTGAAAGGTCTGAAAGTGAAAGCCCCACCAAGACTAGAAGAAGGCTGGTTTTCGAAAaggatgatgataatgaggAGGAAGATGCAAGTGCTGTAGTGCAAAGTTCACAGTCTCCAAAGAAAACTGTGATATCTGAATCTTCCGTTGATAACCAGGCTGACGAAGTACTAGAAGACGAGGTAGAACCATTGCATGCGAAAAAACGTAAAGTTGTGTCAGGTAGTAATGTGTCTAAGGCCAGAGGTAGTTTCCTCTTGAGGAAATATTATAAAGTCACGCCACAGGAGGTTATAAGTTTATGCAACGATTTCCAGATTCCAAAAGATGTCGCTTATAATATTCTACATGAGTACCTATCACATGTAAACTTTTTAGTATGTCCATGGCAACTGGTTTGTGGATTGGTATTAAATTGTATTTTTATAGTCTTCAATGAACGAAGACGGAAGGATCCCAGGATAGATCTATGGATTATGCAAAAGATGGCAGGTCAAATGCATTGTGGCGAAATCGAAGACTTGACTAAATGTGTCAATAttgttaaagaatttttagTGGGACAAGCATGGTTCAAAGAGTTGCAAATTaaacataatttttttgatggCAAAAATTATGATGAAATAATCTCTACTAAACTTGGATCAATGCTGCAGcctaataatattttagtATCCGACGAACAATTTGACAATTGGAAACAAAGAGTAGAACAGGATTTGTCTTTAAGATATGATAAACCTGGTAATTGA